The Thermodesulfobacteriota bacterium genome has a segment encoding these proteins:
- a CDS encoding response regulator: protein MGTPSAAILVVDDDPGIAGVCVGHLRPLGLRVRTAPGAGEAIETLAAEPVAVLLSDHCMPGMNGATLLERVWRTHPDVVRILFTGEKDLRIAEEATARGGIFRFLAKPFSGDALRAAVLAALEHRVRRLDRRRREELVDRWLGNPGVLPAAPPAGGPEARRALAAYGHQESLAQAQQRLRRLAGLVGSVTPRRLR, encoded by the coding sequence GTGGGGACCCCGTCGGCCGCGATCCTGGTGGTGGACGACGACCCCGGGATCGCCGGCGTGTGCGTGGGCCACCTGCGGCCCCTCGGGCTCCGGGTCCGGACCGCGCCGGGGGCCGGTGAGGCCATCGAAACCCTCGCGGCGGAGCCCGTGGCCGTGCTCCTGAGCGATCACTGCATGCCGGGCATGAACGGCGCCACGCTCCTGGAGCGGGTTTGGCGCACCCACCCGGACGTGGTACGGATCCTGTTCACCGGCGAGAAGGACCTGCGCATCGCCGAGGAGGCCACGGCCCGCGGCGGCATCTTTCGTTTCCTGGCCAAGCCCTTCAGCGGCGACGCCCTGCGCGCGGCGGTGCTGGCCGCCCTGGAGCACCGGGTCCGTCGCTTGGACCGGCGGCGCCGCGAAGAGCTGGTGGACCGCTGGCTCGGGAACCCCGGCGTTCTCCCGGCCGCGCCCCCAGCGGGCGGCCCAGAGGCCCGCCGCGCGCTCGCAGCCTACGGCCACCAGGAGTCCCTGGCCCAGGCCCAGCAGCGACTGCGCCGCCTCGCCGGTCTGGTCGGCAGCGTCACACCCCGAAGACTCCGGTAG
- a CDS encoding response regulator has protein sequence MRALVIDDSSTIRQIIRQTLEKRLGFEVVEADSVGEAMDRIAWGGRYDLVVTDLLMPGLPGYSLIRRIRQEETGGEVPILVVSVEALDRKCLEEAAEAGASGFLAKPFRMGELERAVRSVLDAGEAHHRTQGTGTPVETAPSR, from the coding sequence ATGCGCGCACTCGTCATCGACGATTCATCCACGATCCGCCAGATCATCCGCCAGACCCTGGAGAAGCGCCTGGGGTTCGAGGTGGTGGAGGCGGACAGCGTGGGCGAGGCCATGGACCGCATCGCTTGGGGGGGGCGGTACGACCTGGTGGTCACGGATCTCCTCATGCCCGGACTTCCGGGGTACTCCCTCATCCGCCGCATCCGGCAGGAGGAGACGGGGGGGGAAGTGCCGATCCTGGTGGTGTCGGTGGAGGCCCTGGACCGCAAGTGCCTCGAAGAGGCTGCCGAGGCGGGCGCGTCCGGCTTCCTGGCCAAGCCGTTCCGGATGGGCGAACTCGAGCGCGCCGTCCGGTCGGTGCTGGACGCCGGGGAGGCGCACCACCGAACTCAAGGGACTGGAACGCCGGTGGAGACCGCGCCGTCGAGGTGA